In the genome of Leptospira saintgironsiae, one region contains:
- a CDS encoding SDR family oxidoreductase, giving the protein MNILITGASGGLGKNLAEKAYALGHNILLTNLNEKALKDYITKQKFDKNRVLTSKLDVTSPSDWKKVMDLAYKKWGKLDILMNVAGYLLPGYIENVSPKDIDKHIDINAKGLMYGTREASIRMIAQGGGHIINIASLAGVAPIPGISLYSTSKFAVRGFSLAVAQELRPKKVFVSVVCPDAIQTPMLDLQKDYEEASMTFSGNRYLKTEEVTDIIFNKVIPNKPMEVLIPGSRGFLAKVGSFLPGLNALLSPSLMNKGKKKQTVYKKN; this is encoded by the coding sequence ATGAATATACTCATCACTGGTGCAAGCGGCGGTTTAGGAAAAAATCTGGCGGAGAAAGCGTACGCTTTAGGTCATAATATTCTTCTCACGAATTTGAATGAAAAGGCTCTGAAAGATTATATTACTAAACAAAAGTTTGATAAGAACAGAGTTTTAACTTCAAAATTAGATGTCACTTCTCCTTCCGATTGGAAGAAGGTTATGGATCTCGCTTATAAAAAATGGGGCAAACTGGATATTCTAATGAATGTGGCAGGTTATCTTCTTCCTGGATATATCGAAAATGTAAGCCCTAAAGATATTGATAAACATATAGATATTAACGCTAAAGGTTTAATGTACGGAACTAGAGAAGCTTCTATCAGAATGATCGCACAGGGTGGAGGGCATATTATAAATATTGCATCTTTGGCGGGCGTCGCTCCTATTCCTGGGATTTCTCTTTATTCTACTTCTAAATTTGCTGTTAGAGGATTTTCCTTGGCAGTAGCACAAGAGTTAAGACCTAAAAAAGTATTCGTAAGTGTTGTGTGCCCAGATGCAATCCAAACACCGATGCTTGATCTTCAAAAAGATTATGAAGAAGCTTCCATGACATTCTCTGGAAATAGATATCTCAAAACGGAAGAAGTAACTGATATTATCTTTAATAAAGTGATCCCAAACAAACCTATGGAAGTTCTGATCCCTGGTTCCAGAGGATTTTTAGCTAAGGTGGGAAGTTTCCTTCCTGGATTGAATGCGTTACTCAGTCCTTCTCTTATGAATAAAGGAAAGAAGAAACAAACAGTCTACAAAAAGAATTAA
- a CDS encoding trimeric intracellular cation channel family protein — MDLSYFFNLAGVTVFAVSGALAAAEKKTYHADAFSVFFTGFITAIGGGTLRDITLGNYPVSWVSDSNVLWAIFAGFAITFVFPRFLIRMKTGIFFFDTVGIGIYTVIGTRISLLSGVNPFAAAILGMVSAVFGGVIRDTLINEVPMIFRREIYATACLAGAILYIVLDKFEVNGSLNTAVSALLVILVRMIAVRFNLSLPKFRLPE, encoded by the coding sequence GTGGATCTTTCTTATTTTTTCAATTTGGCTGGGGTCACTGTGTTTGCAGTGTCAGGAGCCCTGGCCGCTGCTGAAAAAAAGACGTATCATGCTGATGCATTCAGCGTATTTTTTACAGGATTTATCACTGCGATTGGTGGTGGAACTTTAAGAGATATTACACTCGGAAATTATCCTGTCTCTTGGGTTTCCGATTCAAATGTTCTTTGGGCGATATTTGCAGGTTTCGCTATCACATTCGTCTTCCCTCGATTTTTGATCCGAATGAAAACTGGGATTTTCTTTTTCGACACAGTTGGAATTGGGATCTATACAGTGATCGGAACTAGGATCTCATTACTCAGCGGAGTAAATCCATTTGCGGCAGCGATCTTAGGGATGGTATCTGCAGTTTTTGGAGGTGTTATCCGAGATACTTTAATCAACGAAGTTCCAATGATCTTCCGAAGAGAAATTTATGCAACTGCATGTTTGGCAGGGGCAATCTTATACATTGTATTAGATAAATTCGAAGTGAACGGAAGTTTAAATACCGCTGTCTCCGCTTTACTTGTTATTTTAGTCCGAATGATCGCAGTTCGATTTAATCTATCTCTTCCTAAATTCCGTTTGCCTGAATAA
- a CDS encoding alanine racemase, with protein MYRKGSDHGLLWIFAVALLLIVFIKPKDNGSSYNSYFKDLNSELKQNGPGKPIVLLDMDRLDSNLKLLKEKIKPPLSYRVVVKSLPSLDLLKYIVAATGSKRLMVFHSGDIIMLLNDPEFQKFDILLGKPMPISALENIYSKTKKENFQNVQWLLDTSNRVEQYLDFAKEKDVKLKLSLEIDIGLHRGGFSKPEDSLSALELLHTNPKNIELSGYMGYEPHVASVPVIFGDKISAMEKSLQNSLDKYSNFVKLGKEKFPNLFQKELVFNGGGSKTYSFYQKNPGVVNDVSLGSALVKPTDFDVESLEEHSPAVFIATPVLKKIEGTKIPFLESLSFLFPLWNPNQEVTYFIYGGAFSAKKESPKGLEDNSLFGTSTNQSILNGSKATALEPDDYVFFRPTQSEKVMAEMGDIHLVRFGKLIGTWKTFIN; from the coding sequence ATGTATAGAAAAGGGTCTGATCATGGATTACTTTGGATTTTTGCAGTTGCACTTTTACTGATTGTTTTTATAAAACCGAAAGATAACGGCAGTTCTTACAATTCTTATTTTAAAGATCTGAATTCAGAACTCAAACAAAATGGTCCAGGAAAACCGATTGTACTTCTCGATATGGATCGTTTGGACTCCAATCTAAAACTTCTAAAAGAAAAAATTAAACCGCCTTTATCATACAGAGTAGTAGTAAAATCCCTTCCTTCTTTAGATTTGCTTAAGTATATCGTAGCCGCAACAGGTTCCAAAAGACTGATGGTATTTCATTCTGGAGACATCATCATGTTATTGAATGATCCAGAATTCCAAAAGTTTGATATTCTTTTGGGAAAACCGATGCCGATCTCTGCTTTGGAAAATATATATTCTAAAACCAAAAAAGAGAATTTTCAAAATGTACAATGGTTGTTGGATACTTCTAATCGTGTAGAGCAATACTTAGATTTTGCAAAGGAGAAGGATGTAAAATTAAAATTAAGTTTAGAGATAGATATAGGATTGCATAGAGGAGGATTTTCGAAACCAGAAGATTCTCTTTCTGCGTTGGAACTTCTACACACGAATCCTAAAAACATAGAACTTTCTGGGTATATGGGATACGAACCACATGTTGCTTCTGTTCCTGTGATTTTTGGGGATAAGATCTCCGCTATGGAAAAATCACTGCAAAACTCATTAGATAAATATTCTAATTTTGTAAAACTGGGAAAGGAGAAGTTCCCGAATTTATTCCAGAAAGAACTAGTATTCAATGGGGGAGGAAGTAAAACTTACAGCTTCTATCAAAAAAATCCTGGAGTAGTTAATGATGTGTCTTTGGGTTCTGCTTTGGTAAAACCTACTGATTTTGATGTAGAAAGTTTAGAAGAGCATAGTCCAGCAGTATTTATAGCAACTCCGGTTTTGAAAAAAATAGAAGGGACAAAGATCCCATTTTTAGAATCCTTATCATTCCTATTTCCACTTTGGAATCCGAACCAAGAGGTAACTTATTTCATTTATGGAGGAGCATTCTCTGCCAAAAAAGAATCTCCTAAAGGTCTTGAAGACAATTCTCTATTTGGAACAAGTACCAACCAAAGTATTCTAAACGGATCCAAAGCAACTGCATTGGAACCTGATGATTATGTATTTTTTAGGCCTACTCAAAGTGAAAAGGTAATGGCGGAGATGGGAGATATCCATCTGGTTCGTTTTGGCAAATTGATAGGGACTTGGAAAACTTTTATCAATTAA
- a CDS encoding MFS transporter, with the protein MKEQTLSNKTMVGYASAEVGITAVETMAQIYLLDFYVSTVGLKPSLFGLAMLIAILWDAISDPIMGYISDRTSFANGRRRPYILIGGLLLGLGAYFLFTPPELETQSLKFLYLVITYFLTNTFMTMIAVPHISLGGEIGHTSVERNKIFGWRLFFANIGLLSGLLLPAIWVSAGKDGFSSRSFSSGSIWVLLCFVSYFSYTFTKGRDFPYQGSETKPNSFGENVLSFLQSARFILKNRYFLPLLLAFIVATAARTLNSSLGLLYYKERLLLEDSQVVIRILLPFVFFLTISIPLWVYLAKRFGKKRPAFWGSFLLGVLTIILYPILPQGSYEAPLIAAFLGGIFAGSILLFDSLVADVVDYDELLTGEKREGAYFGFWKMATKIIRALGFAFLGFLLEAIGYQAGAETQNPELGWRITLIFGPIVGSLFVIASLVFTRMELTSEVHAKIQELLSRKKNIQKRRSSGASAG; encoded by the coding sequence ATGAAAGAACAAACTCTCTCGAATAAAACCATGGTTGGTTATGCTTCCGCAGAAGTGGGGATCACTGCTGTAGAAACTATGGCCCAGATCTATCTTCTAGATTTTTATGTTTCTACAGTTGGATTAAAACCTTCTCTCTTTGGTTTGGCTATGCTGATCGCGATTTTATGGGATGCGATCAGTGATCCAATTATGGGATACATTTCGGATCGAACTAGTTTCGCAAATGGAAGAAGAAGACCTTATATTTTAATTGGTGGATTATTACTCGGGTTAGGGGCTTATTTTCTTTTTACTCCCCCAGAGTTAGAAACCCAAAGTCTTAAGTTTTTATATCTGGTAATCACTTACTTTCTAACGAATACATTTATGACAATGATCGCAGTCCCTCATATTAGTTTAGGAGGAGAGATCGGTCATACATCCGTAGAAAGAAATAAGATCTTTGGTTGGAGATTATTTTTTGCGAATATAGGTCTTTTATCAGGGTTATTACTTCCTGCAATTTGGGTTTCTGCAGGAAAAGATGGATTTAGTTCCAGAAGCTTTTCTTCTGGGAGTATTTGGGTCTTGCTCTGTTTTGTATCTTATTTTTCTTATACTTTTACGAAGGGTAGAGATTTTCCGTATCAAGGATCCGAGACAAAACCGAATTCTTTCGGAGAGAATGTTTTATCCTTTTTACAATCCGCTCGTTTTATATTAAAAAATCGTTATTTTCTTCCGCTTCTTTTGGCGTTCATAGTAGCGACTGCTGCTAGGACTTTAAATTCTTCCTTGGGACTTTTGTATTATAAGGAAAGATTACTTCTTGAAGACTCTCAAGTTGTGATACGTATACTTCTTCCTTTCGTATTCTTTCTTACTATTTCAATTCCACTTTGGGTGTACTTGGCAAAAAGATTCGGCAAAAAGCGTCCTGCGTTTTGGGGGAGTTTTTTACTCGGAGTTCTGACAATCATCTTATATCCTATCTTACCCCAAGGATCTTATGAGGCTCCTTTGATTGCAGCATTTCTTGGCGGAATATTTGCAGGGTCCATTCTTCTTTTCGATTCATTGGTGGCAGATGTGGTGGATTATGATGAACTTTTGACTGGAGAGAAAAGAGAAGGTGCTTATTTCGGATTCTGGAAGATGGCAACAAAGATAATCAGAGCGCTCGGGTTTGCATTTTTAGGATTTTTATTAGAAGCAATCGGATACCAAGCAGGAGCGGAAACTCAAAATCCAGAGCTTGGTTGGAGAATAACTTTAATATTTGGACCCATTGTAGGAAGTTTATTTGTTATAGCTTCTTTGGTGTTTACTAGAATGGAGCTGACTTCAGAAGTTCATGCAAAAATACAGGAACTTCTATCAAGAAAAAAGAATATTCAAAAAAGAAGAAGTTCCGGCGCTTCCGCCGGATAA
- a CDS encoding tyrosine-type recombinase/integrase yields MIDTEVPKKNKSSFEKLVKVIRQRNYKKATEYTYLRYNLDFLLFADKPAEKVVTKDIEKYIEYLRKKKVSSSTIQINISSLKMFFEEVLDMNVFEDFRRPAREYKTPKVLNQKEISLLLETASESPRSHLLCALAYYAGLRVGEIIRLKWGQFDLSKKTIKVDSPIPTQNRTVLMDGELQKILKKFEKEVGTEKSSYLFPGKYQGTHLTSRNVERLVGDLAKYAGIKAQVTLFTLRHSRAIHQLAEGKSLEDIREFLGHKSLATTESYLPIRKNLRPQVRQKHIQDALKEIKKKYKY; encoded by the coding sequence ATGATAGATACGGAGGTCCCGAAGAAGAATAAGTCTTCCTTCGAGAAACTAGTAAAGGTAATTCGGCAAAGAAATTATAAAAAGGCGACCGAATACACTTACCTAAGATATAATTTGGACTTTCTTTTGTTCGCGGACAAACCCGCGGAAAAAGTAGTTACAAAGGATATCGAAAAGTACATAGAATATTTAAGGAAGAAGAAGGTTTCTTCTTCCACGATCCAGATAAACATAAGTTCTTTAAAAATGTTTTTTGAAGAAGTTCTGGATATGAATGTATTCGAAGACTTCAGAAGACCTGCCAGGGAATATAAAACCCCTAAGGTTCTGAACCAGAAAGAGATTTCACTCCTTTTGGAGACAGCATCCGAGTCTCCTAGGTCCCATCTTCTTTGCGCGTTAGCCTATTATGCAGGTTTACGAGTGGGAGAGATCATTCGTTTGAAGTGGGGACAATTTGATCTTTCTAAAAAGACGATCAAAGTAGACTCTCCTATCCCTACTCAAAACAGAACCGTTTTGATGGACGGAGAATTACAAAAGATCTTGAAGAAGTTCGAAAAGGAAGTAGGAACTGAGAAAAGCTCTTATTTGTTTCCGGGCAAATACCAAGGTACTCATTTAACTTCCAGGAACGTAGAACGTTTAGTTGGGGATCTGGCAAAGTATGCAGGGATCAAGGCCCAAGTGACTTTATTTACTCTCAGACATAGTAGAGCAATCCACCAATTGGCTGAAGGAAAAAGTTTAGAAGATATCAGAGAGTTTTTAGGGCACAAAAGTCTTGCGACCACGGAAAGTTATCTTCCGATCCGCAAGAATCTAAGGCCTCAAGTCAGACAAAAACATATCCAAGACGCTTTAAAAGAAATTAAGAAGAAGTATAAATACTAA
- a CDS encoding shikimate kinase, protein MKNIALIGPRGVGKSKISRKLSKLTGKPVISTDMIAVYLTGGVSIPDFVKSHSGNWKPFRDLEFQILKQISGSQNLILDCGGGILFDQDDSSKEIVSERKINILKETAFVISLSRKSEYLVEKIQNDPTRPPLSSVLSYKTILESRLPQYRAHSDIQIALDDRSTEEVCEEILRRSGWV, encoded by the coding sequence TTGAAAAACATTGCCCTGATCGGCCCTAGAGGTGTCGGAAAATCTAAAATCTCCCGCAAACTTTCCAAACTCACAGGCAAACCTGTAATCTCTACTGACATGATAGCTGTCTACCTGACAGGCGGAGTGTCCATCCCGGACTTCGTAAAATCGCATTCAGGAAATTGGAAACCTTTCCGCGACCTAGAATTCCAAATCCTAAAACAAATTTCAGGCTCTCAAAATCTGATCTTAGATTGTGGTGGTGGGATATTATTCGACCAAGACGATTCAAGTAAGGAGATTGTAAGTGAGAGAAAGATCAATATACTGAAAGAAACTGCATTTGTGATCTCTTTATCCAGAAAATCTGAATACTTAGTAGAGAAAATCCAGAATGATCCTACCCGCCCTCCTTTAAGTAGCGTCCTATCTTACAAAACAATTTTAGAATCCAGACTACCTCAGTACAGAGCACATTCGGATATCCAGATTGCCTTAGATGACCGCAGTACTGAAGAAGTTTGCGAGGAAATCCTACGCAGATCCGGCTGGGTCTAA
- a CDS encoding HDOD domain-containing protein codes for MKEKIDQLFENEAQLPKISSVVSKVMEMVGKPDVVIADLAKEISKDPGLTAAVIKLSNSAYFRPAKPVKTVQESLMTLGIKTVQEIILLNETKGILKKELKGYQVDGESNWIHSLIVAELAKRIAVQKKLKVDKDVVFTAGLLHNIGKVILAEFFPTVLMQFRTELQTYQGPYTDLEAKFFGYTHQETGAKLLEKWNFPEELIEVARYYTEPEKATQFPELVSIVHIANCIVILGGMGIDIGGLKFPLSSKALQNVGVTEGDLQMYYTLLPEMAKHIEELISV; via the coding sequence ATGAAAGAAAAGATAGATCAACTTTTTGAAAACGAAGCCCAGCTTCCTAAGATCTCCTCCGTAGTAAGTAAAGTAATGGAGATGGTAGGAAAGCCAGATGTAGTCATCGCAGACCTAGCCAAGGAAATTTCCAAAGATCCTGGACTTACTGCTGCAGTGATCAAACTTTCCAACTCCGCATATTTTCGCCCTGCTAAACCCGTAAAAACTGTACAAGAATCCTTGATGACTCTTGGAATTAAAACGGTACAAGAAATCATTCTATTAAATGAAACCAAAGGTATTCTTAAGAAAGAACTGAAAGGTTATCAGGTAGATGGGGAATCCAACTGGATCCATTCTTTGATCGTAGCTGAACTTGCCAAAAGGATCGCAGTCCAGAAAAAACTAAAAGTGGATAAGGACGTAGTATTTACTGCGGGACTTCTTCATAATATTGGAAAAGTGATCCTGGCTGAGTTCTTTCCTACAGTTCTTATGCAATTCAGAACTGAACTACAAACTTACCAAGGACCTTATACCGACTTGGAAGCTAAGTTTTTTGGATACACTCACCAGGAGACAGGCGCAAAACTTTTGGAAAAATGGAATTTCCCTGAGGAATTGATAGAAGTAGCCAGATATTATACTGAACCTGAAAAAGCTACTCAGTTCCCTGAGTTAGTTTCTATCGTACATATCGCAAATTGTATCGTGATCCTAGGTGGAATGGGAATTGACATAGGCGGTTTGAAATTTCCACTCTCTTCTAAAGCCTTACAAAACGTAGGTGTGACAGAGGGAGATCTGCAAATGTACTACACTCTTTTACCGGAGATGGCTAAACATATCGAAGAGTTGATCTCGGTTTGA
- a CDS encoding chemotaxis protein CheD, with the protein MLNKDVKTINVGIADIQGGQSPSMIRTTLGSCIGVVFYSPEKKVGAMAHIMLAKDPSGKDSSKNPHKYAETALPELVKRMTELGCGKGEYYARLFGGASMFKGMNSSFLQNIGDLNVSVAKEFLDKEKITLLVEDVGGHEGRTISLYLDDGRILLKKGGFEKYLYKVR; encoded by the coding sequence ATGCTCAATAAAGACGTAAAAACTATAAACGTCGGGATAGCGGATATCCAAGGAGGCCAGTCCCCTTCAATGATCCGCACCACATTAGGTTCCTGTATCGGAGTCGTTTTCTATTCTCCGGAAAAGAAGGTAGGAGCCATGGCCCATATCATGCTCGCCAAAGATCCTTCTGGAAAAGATTCCTCCAAAAATCCCCATAAATACGCAGAGACCGCTCTTCCAGAATTGGTAAAGAGAATGACTGAGTTAGGCTGCGGTAAGGGAGAATATTACGCTCGTCTATTCGGAGGAGCGTCCATGTTCAAAGGAATGAACTCAAGTTTCCTACAGAACATTGGCGACTTGAACGTAAGTGTCGCAAAAGAATTTTTAGATAAAGAAAAAATAACGTTACTAGTGGAAGACGTCGGTGGCCATGAAGGCAGAACGATCAGTCTCTATTTGGATGATGGCAGGATCCTTCTAAAGAAGGGCGGATTCGAAAAGTACCTTTATAAGGTCAGGTAA
- a CDS encoding TraB/GumN family protein — translation MKETVCKERNLYLLQTIASSEPIRTLELNGSQIIILGTAHISQKSIDEVERIIQEEKPDTVCVELCASRMRSVQDPDHWKKLDIFKVFKERKMWLLLSSLILSSFQKKLGYGNIRPGDEMRKAIEEGNKIHAKIVPVDREISTTLKRAWWNVGFWSRMMLFSTLVSSLIVKEEISPEKIEEMKSDDVLKDLFSQLPSRYQSVKNVIIDERDEYLAQRIRQQAAVGKKIFAVVGAGHLEGIINHIVEDKDIDHLDIQPVKGFWDRVRPLLFPAIIISAFTALYWFGGKEEGQEFLIRWILVKGTLAAIGAIIALAHPVSIILAFIAAPIGNFNPIIKPGWVAALSESWFRKPLVEDFEKLGEDTETFSGYWKNKVTRIFLVFMLPQIGSSIGTFIVSKQIFDKIIKFVGAFF, via the coding sequence ATAAAGGAAACTGTATGTAAAGAAAGGAATTTGTATCTCTTGCAAACAATCGCCTCCTCAGAACCGATCCGCACCTTGGAATTAAATGGTTCCCAGATCATTATTTTGGGAACGGCTCATATCAGCCAAAAAAGTATAGATGAAGTTGAAAGGATTATCCAAGAAGAAAAACCGGACACGGTCTGTGTGGAACTTTGTGCTTCCAGAATGAGATCCGTTCAGGATCCGGATCATTGGAAAAAATTAGATATTTTCAAAGTGTTTAAGGAAAGAAAGATGTGGCTCCTTCTTTCCAGCCTAATCCTTTCTTCTTTTCAGAAAAAACTAGGTTACGGAAACATTCGTCCTGGTGACGAGATGAGAAAAGCGATCGAAGAAGGAAATAAGATCCACGCTAAGATCGTTCCAGTTGACCGCGAGATTTCCACTACTCTCAAAAGAGCGTGGTGGAATGTAGGTTTCTGGAGTAGAATGATGTTATTCTCTACCTTGGTAAGTTCACTTATCGTTAAAGAAGAGATCTCTCCTGAAAAAATAGAAGAGATGAAATCTGATGATGTTCTCAAGGATCTATTCTCTCAACTTCCTTCCAGATACCAATCAGTTAAAAATGTGATCATAGATGAAAGAGATGAATATCTCGCACAAAGGATCAGACAACAGGCTGCAGTAGGTAAGAAAATTTTCGCAGTAGTTGGTGCTGGGCATTTAGAAGGTATCATAAACCATATCGTAGAGGATAAGGATATCGATCATTTGGATATCCAACCTGTTAAAGGTTTTTGGGATCGAGTTCGTCCTTTATTATTCCCTGCAATTATTATCTCTGCTTTCACCGCTCTTTATTGGTTCGGTGGAAAAGAAGAAGGCCAAGAATTCCTGATTAGATGGATACTTGTTAAAGGAACACTTGCTGCAATCGGTGCAATCATTGCACTTGCGCATCCAGTTTCTATTATTCTTGCATTTATCGCAGCTCCAATCGGGAATTTTAATCCAATCATCAAGCCGGGCTGGGTAGCAGCATTATCAGAATCCTGGTTTAGAAAACCATTGGTAGAAGATTTCGAAAAATTGGGAGAAGATACAGAAACTTTCAGCGGATATTGGAAGAACAAAGTAACTCGTATCTTCTTAGTATTTATGCTCCCACAGATTGGAAGTAGCATCGGGACTTTTATAGTGTCCAAACAGATTTTTGATAAAATCATAAAATTTGTAGGCGCTTTTTTCTAA
- a CDS encoding 7TM diverse intracellular signaling domain-containing protein — protein sequence MRKEIKTRSIILSSFLLMIFFSFPIWGEGQVYEKKDRFFLEEKMDGASLLPYLSVYQDETGKKSFKEVLKIFDQGGSEKIFQNSLGYSKSAIWVRLRTENQTNKTADWILEIDYALLDFVDLYAGRVSDSATNHSGDLREFGTRPIEHRNFVYPFSDEPGSKREIYFRIASSSSILLPFLAFSKNEFIEHTFTEQLALGLYYGSMLIMVVYNLFLLFSTKDKSYLYYVIYILTYILFQFTLNGLSFQYLWRSSVLWANYSLPFSIFSVILTAGAFSRSFLNAPEYTPKTSKLYYLLFTLSFGGMISTLFIWEYRTAIMSSLVLMFFTLGFLISNGIQCLLAGRREAKYFLFAWSSFLFFSFLFGLKSFGILPNNFFTLWGIQVGSVMEVSLLSLGLADRIKRLSDQLKQRVEELGNIRNYAEESEAKYRSLFEVEEDFLFSLDQNWNILAANRSVSKHIGFKPHEVIGKNFMELIYKAGELQDAYKKLYVLEKLEELASEGKPVRFLGEFLQKYLREPKELQVQFQILEYEGQREILGRAYEPDQDLMSRYVDDEKTVYSANNYLQNAELLSQRMTANLYRFVDPSTITAMRNCLREMIINAIEHGNLNISFEEKTRAMSEGNYFRFVQERQKDPYYKSKKVKVEYSLSRDRIGVRITDEGKGFNHARLQKSSMEKLNSEGITHGRGLTLTLATFDLVKFNSPGNQVTLVKYF from the coding sequence ATGCGAAAGGAAATCAAGACTCGATCTATAATCTTATCTAGTTTTCTTTTGATGATCTTCTTCTCTTTTCCAATTTGGGGAGAAGGTCAGGTCTATGAAAAAAAAGACCGTTTCTTTTTAGAAGAGAAGATGGACGGTGCTTCTCTTCTTCCTTATCTTTCCGTCTATCAAGATGAAACCGGAAAAAAGTCTTTTAAAGAAGTATTAAAAATATTCGATCAAGGCGGATCTGAAAAGATCTTCCAAAACAGTTTAGGATATTCTAAATCTGCAATCTGGGTTCGTCTTCGCACAGAAAACCAAACGAACAAAACCGCAGATTGGATCTTAGAAATAGATTATGCTCTTTTAGATTTTGTGGATCTATATGCAGGAAGAGTTTCCGATTCTGCGACCAATCATTCGGGAGATCTAAGAGAATTCGGCACACGTCCAATCGAACATAGAAATTTTGTTTACCCCTTTTCAGATGAGCCTGGTTCTAAAAGAGAGATCTATTTTAGGATCGCAAGTTCCAGCTCTATTCTTTTACCTTTTCTGGCATTTTCCAAAAACGAATTTATAGAGCATACTTTTACAGAACAACTTGCACTTGGATTGTATTACGGCTCCATGCTGATCATGGTGGTTTATAATCTATTTTTGTTATTTTCTACCAAGGATAAAAGTTATCTATATTACGTTATTTATATATTAACTTATATACTCTTTCAATTTACATTGAACGGTCTATCTTTCCAATATTTGTGGAGAAGTTCCGTTCTATGGGCAAATTACAGTCTGCCGTTTTCCATTTTTTCAGTGATCTTAACGGCGGGCGCATTCAGTAGATCTTTTTTGAATGCTCCTGAATACACTCCTAAAACCTCCAAATTGTATTATTTACTTTTTACTCTTAGTTTTGGTGGAATGATCTCCACTCTGTTCATTTGGGAATATAGAACTGCGATCATGAGTAGCCTAGTTCTCATGTTTTTCACTCTAGGGTTTTTGATCTCTAACGGGATCCAATGTCTGCTAGCAGGAAGAAGAGAGGCAAAATACTTCCTATTCGCTTGGTCATCTTTTTTATTCTTTAGTTTTCTATTCGGATTAAAATCTTTCGGGATACTTCCAAATAACTTTTTCACTCTTTGGGGAATACAAGTAGGTTCAGTGATGGAAGTAAGCCTTCTATCCTTGGGACTAGCAGATAGGATCAAAAGATTATCTGATCAATTAAAACAAAGGGTAGAAGAGCTCGGAAATATCCGAAACTACGCAGAAGAGTCGGAAGCAAAATACAGAAGTTTATTCGAAGTGGAAGAAGACTTTCTATTCTCCTTGGACCAAAACTGGAATATTCTAGCGGCGAACAGATCTGTCTCCAAACATATAGGATTCAAGCCGCATGAAGTGATCGGCAAAAATTTTATGGAGCTGATCTACAAGGCGGGAGAATTACAGGACGCGTACAAAAAATTATACGTATTAGAAAAGTTGGAAGAACTTGCTTCTGAAGGAAAACCAGTTCGATTCTTAGGCGAATTCCTACAGAAATATTTGAGGGAACCAAAAGAGCTTCAAGTTCAATTTCAGATCTTGGAATATGAGGGACAAAGAGAAATTTTAGGAAGAGCTTATGAGCCTGACCAAGACTTGATGTCTAGATATGTAGATGATGAGAAGACAGTCTACTCTGCGAATAATTACCTACAGAATGCAGAGCTTCTTAGCCAAAGAATGACTGCAAACTTATACAGATTTGTGGATCCAAGCACGATTACCGCAATGAGAAACTGCTTAAGAGAAATGATCATCAACGCAATCGAACATGGAAACTTGAATATCAGTTTTGAAGAAAAAACAAGAGCCATGTCCGAGGGAAATTATTTTAGATTCGTTCAAGAAAGACAGAAGGACCCTTATTATAAATCTAAAAAAGTAAAGGTAGAATATTCACTTTCCAGAGATAGGATAGGTGTCAGGATCACTGACGAAGGAAAAGGATTCAACCATGCTAGATTACAAAAAAGCAGTATGGAAAAATTGAATTCGGAAGGTATTACTCATGGGCGAGGGCTCACGCTTACTTTAGCCACATTCGATCTGGTGAAATTTAATAGTCCTGGAAATCAAGTCACATTAGTTAAATATTTTTAA